One part of the Microbulbifer sp. THAF38 genome encodes these proteins:
- a CDS encoding TIGR02281 family clan AA aspartic protease: MHKAFWLLLGLLVSSTVWAQQVQLKGLFGGSAMLEIDGRQRILKAGQQSPEGVGLIEATTSYAHIRVNGREQKLTLDAPIAASYAQAERAEVRLMGDSRGHFNTDAWINGMRVPVMVDTGATTLAINYPTAQRLRLNLSGAKRIPVSTASGITSAYLINLSSVTIGGIKLHNVEATVHPDNFPQVVLLGNSFLGRLDMEQQRGVLILRARN; encoded by the coding sequence ATGCACAAGGCATTTTGGCTTCTGCTGGGGTTACTGGTTTCCAGCACAGTCTGGGCCCAACAGGTACAACTGAAGGGCCTGTTTGGCGGTAGTGCCATGCTGGAAATCGATGGCCGTCAGCGTATTCTCAAGGCGGGTCAACAATCACCGGAAGGAGTTGGCCTGATAGAAGCTACCACCAGCTATGCCCACATCCGTGTGAATGGACGAGAGCAGAAGCTCACCCTGGATGCGCCCATCGCCGCCAGCTATGCACAGGCCGAACGCGCCGAGGTGCGCTTGATGGGAGATAGCCGCGGTCATTTCAATACCGATGCCTGGATCAATGGGATGCGGGTACCGGTGATGGTGGATACCGGGGCGACCACCCTGGCAATCAATTACCCCACCGCCCAGCGTCTGCGCTTAAATCTCAGTGGGGCCAAACGTATACCGGTGTCGACCGCCAGTGGTATCACCAGTGCTTATTTGATCAATCTCAGCAGTGTCACTATCGGTGGCATTAAATTGCACAATGTAGAAGCTACCGTGCATCCTGATAACTTTCCCCAAGTGGTGCTTCTGGGAAACAGTTTTCTCGGCCGGTTAGATATGGAACAGCAGAGGGGTGTGCTGATACTGCGCGCCCGCAACTGA
- the thiL gene encoding thiamine-phosphate kinase: MGTAPGEFEIIRDFFASAPVGEGVALGIGDDCALLQAPASGQLATSMDTLVAGRHFPADADPAAIAARALRVNLSDLAAMNARPLWFTLALTLPHSDAVWLRKFADGLLQTAAQFGVSLVGGDTTAGPLSITIQVIGHTESPLRRDCARPGDHVYVSGPLGAAAAALPVILGEQRVTPELQLQCERAFYYPEPQFPVAAAIAKLASAALDISDGLLADLGHICESSSVSADIHLERLAVSPLARALAAEKATTLATGGGDDYQLCFTVPQQRVADLEQLDLNVTAIGTLAEGEAEVRCWHNGSPWSPPATGYKHF, encoded by the coding sequence ATGGGAACTGCGCCGGGCGAATTTGAAATTATCCGCGATTTTTTCGCCAGTGCTCCTGTGGGCGAAGGGGTTGCTTTGGGTATAGGTGATGACTGCGCTTTATTGCAGGCACCCGCCTCGGGGCAGCTGGCCACCTCTATGGATACCCTGGTGGCAGGCCGCCACTTTCCCGCAGATGCCGATCCTGCTGCTATTGCCGCGCGTGCACTCAGGGTTAATCTCAGTGACCTGGCGGCAATGAATGCGCGCCCTCTCTGGTTTACCCTGGCCTTGACCTTGCCTCACAGTGATGCGGTTTGGTTGCGTAAATTTGCCGATGGCCTGCTGCAGACCGCGGCACAGTTTGGTGTTTCCCTGGTAGGGGGCGATACCACAGCGGGCCCACTGTCGATCACCATTCAGGTGATCGGACACACGGAATCGCCGCTACGCCGAGACTGTGCCCGCCCCGGTGATCACGTTTATGTCAGCGGTCCTCTAGGTGCCGCTGCTGCCGCTTTGCCAGTAATCCTGGGAGAGCAGCGGGTGACCCCTGAACTGCAGCTGCAATGCGAGCGCGCCTTCTATTATCCCGAACCCCAATTCCCTGTGGCTGCGGCGATTGCCAAGCTGGCCAGTGCGGCTCTGGATATCTCCGATGGTCTGCTCGCTGACTTGGGACATATTTGTGAATCCAGCAGCGTCAGTGCCGATATTCATCTGGAGCGATTAGCCGTTTCTCCCTTGGCGCGGGCTCTTGCCGCAGAGAAAGCAACAACTCTGGCTACAGGCGGTGGCGATGACTACCAACTCTGTTTTACTGTTCCGCAGCAGCGGGTTGCGGACCTGGAACAACTGGACCTGAACGTAACTGCTATCGGCACCCTTGCAGAGGGCGAGGCCGAGGTGCGTTGCTGGCATAATGGCAGCCCCTGGTCGCCACCTGCGACAGGTTATAAGCATTTTTAG
- the nusB gene encoding transcription antitermination factor NusB: MTVTASARRKARHYAMQALYQWQMAGASLNAIEAEFHTDNDMSKADVEYFRDIFHGVAKNLDEVEGAYSSHLDRKVEDLDPVSRALLRMATYELKNRIDVPYKVVINEAVALAKKFGPTDAFKFINGILDKTAADLRAAEVAADKKS, from the coding sequence ATGACCGTAACTGCATCTGCCCGCCGCAAGGCGCGCCACTACGCCATGCAGGCGCTCTACCAATGGCAAATGGCCGGCGCCAGCCTCAATGCAATCGAAGCCGAGTTCCATACCGACAACGATATGAGCAAAGCCGACGTGGAATATTTCCGCGATATCTTCCACGGGGTTGCCAAAAACCTCGACGAAGTAGAAGGTGCTTACTCCTCCCATCTGGATCGCAAAGTGGAAGATCTGGACCCGGTGTCCCGCGCCCTGCTGCGCATGGCCACTTATGAACTGAAAAACCGCATCGATGTGCCCTACAAAGTAGTGATTAACGAAGCGGTGGCACTGGCGAAAAAATTCGGCCCCACCGATGCCTTCAAGTTCATCAACGGTATCCTGGATAAAACCGCCGCGGACCTGCGCGCTGCGGAAGTGGCTGCTGACAAGAAGTCCTGA
- the nrdR gene encoding transcriptional regulator NrdR, whose protein sequence is MHCPFCSAEETKVVDSRLVAEGDQVRRRRECLECHERFTTFETAELLLPRVIKQNGQREPFNEDKLRAGIQRAVEKRPVSIERVESAVSQIKHALRATGERELPARAIGELVMEQLRELDEVAYVRFASVYRRFEDVSDFSEEIERLTSKENQTQ, encoded by the coding sequence ATGCACTGTCCTTTCTGCAGCGCAGAAGAAACCAAAGTAGTCGATTCCCGCCTGGTGGCGGAGGGCGATCAGGTGCGTCGTCGACGCGAGTGCCTCGAATGCCATGAACGTTTCACCACCTTTGAGACCGCAGAGCTGCTGTTGCCCAGGGTGATTAAACAAAATGGCCAGCGCGAACCCTTCAATGAAGACAAATTGCGCGCGGGTATCCAGCGCGCGGTAGAGAAGCGCCCAGTCAGTATCGAGCGGGTGGAATCCGCAGTCTCCCAAATCAAGCATGCACTGCGCGCAACCGGCGAGCGCGAGCTGCCGGCAAGGGCCATCGGTGAGCTGGTCATGGAGCAGTTGCGCGAGCTGGATGAAGTGGCTTATGTACGCTTTGCCTCGGTGTATCGACGCTTTGAAGATGTCAGCGACTTCAGTGAAGAGATTGAGCGCCTGACCAGTAAGGAAAACCAAACGCAATGA
- the ribD gene encoding bifunctional diaminohydroxyphosphoribosylaminopyrimidine deaminase/5-amino-6-(5-phosphoribosylamino)uracil reductase RibD: MSQMAVESAQALMGRAIQLAERGLYTTMPNPRVGCVITDANGKVIAEGWHKRAGEPHAEIEALRDAGERSRGAIVYVTLEPCSHSGRTGPCAEALVQAGVARVVYGMEDPNPRVAGSGLQKLRDAGIEVEGPVLEERCRALNPGFIKRMTLGLPLVRSKSAMSLDGRTAMASGESKWVSGPAARADVQRLRARSCAVITGVETVRYDNPNLNVRADEMALELLEAEQAAEVQPLRVIVDSQLRTPAKAFILQGDAPTLVCTTERADPERRQRLENAGAEVVVLPQGKDGRVDLLALLKELARRECNEVLIESGAILSGEFLYRGHVDEMIVYLAPKLLGSTARPLFELPIERMGSVLPITITDMRAVGHDWRITATTDIER; encoded by the coding sequence ATGAGTCAAATGGCTGTAGAGAGTGCCCAGGCACTGATGGGCCGCGCTATTCAGCTGGCGGAGCGCGGTCTCTATACCACTATGCCGAATCCCCGCGTGGGCTGTGTGATCACCGATGCGAATGGCAAAGTGATTGCCGAGGGCTGGCACAAGCGCGCCGGTGAACCCCACGCTGAAATAGAAGCCCTGCGCGATGCGGGCGAGCGATCACGCGGCGCCATCGTCTATGTGACCCTTGAACCCTGTAGCCACAGTGGCCGCACAGGTCCCTGCGCCGAGGCACTGGTGCAGGCCGGTGTCGCCCGTGTGGTATACGGTATGGAAGACCCGAACCCCAGGGTTGCCGGAAGCGGTTTGCAGAAACTGCGCGATGCGGGCATTGAGGTAGAGGGGCCAGTGCTGGAAGAGCGCTGCCGCGCACTCAACCCGGGCTTTATCAAGCGTATGACCCTGGGGTTACCCCTGGTGCGCAGCAAGTCTGCGATGAGCCTCGACGGTCGCACCGCCATGGCCAGTGGAGAATCCAAATGGGTTTCGGGCCCGGCTGCGCGCGCCGATGTGCAGCGCCTGCGTGCGCGCAGCTGTGCCGTTATAACCGGCGTTGAAACAGTGCGATACGACAACCCGAATCTCAATGTGCGCGCCGATGAGATGGCACTGGAGCTGCTCGAGGCGGAACAGGCTGCGGAAGTTCAGCCTCTGCGCGTTATTGTCGACAGCCAGCTGCGCACACCGGCAAAGGCCTTTATTTTGCAGGGGGACGCCCCCACACTGGTGTGCACTACTGAGCGCGCCGATCCCGAGCGCCGTCAGCGACTGGAAAACGCCGGTGCCGAGGTTGTCGTTTTGCCTCAGGGCAAAGATGGCCGGGTGGACCTGCTTGCCCTGCTCAAAGAGTTGGCCCGACGCGAATGCAATGAAGTGCTGATTGAAAGCGGTGCGATCCTTTCCGGTGAGTTTCTCTACAGGGGGCACGTAGACGAAATGATTGTCTATCTGGCGCCCAAGCTGCTCGGCAGCACGGCGCGGCCGCTGTTTGAATTGCCCATCGAGCGTATGGGCTCTGTACTGCCGATTACGATTACCGATATGCGCGCGGTCGGCCACGACTGGCGCATCACCGCAACCACGGATATCGAGCGCTGA
- a CDS encoding riboflavin synthase: protein MFTGIIEAVGEVADLQPRGGDLRVRVRSGKLDLADVQLGDSIATNGVCLTVVELPGDGYWADVSAETLDVTSVSSWKRGDRVNLEKALTPQTRLGGHIVSGHVDGIGEVVWRKSEARAERFRLRAPDNLARYIAHKGSITVDGTSLTVNAVDGAEFELTIVPHTLQETIMQGYAAGTRVNLEVDLIARYLERLLLGEEAAKSSEGGMTLEFLAQNGFYKR, encoded by the coding sequence ATGTTTACTGGAATTATTGAAGCGGTTGGCGAGGTTGCCGATCTGCAGCCGCGCGGTGGCGATCTGCGCGTGCGCGTCAGGAGCGGCAAACTGGACCTCGCCGATGTACAGCTTGGCGATAGTATCGCCACCAACGGCGTCTGTCTGACCGTAGTGGAGCTGCCCGGTGATGGCTATTGGGCGGATGTTTCCGCGGAGACGCTGGATGTCACCAGTGTCAGCAGCTGGAAGCGCGGGGATAGGGTTAACCTGGAGAAGGCATTGACCCCACAAACCCGCCTTGGCGGCCATATTGTCAGCGGCCATGTGGACGGTATCGGCGAGGTGGTGTGGCGCAAATCCGAGGCCCGTGCCGAGCGTTTTCGCCTACGCGCGCCGGATAACCTGGCTCGTTATATTGCCCACAAGGGCTCGATTACTGTCGACGGTACCAGTCTTACCGTTAACGCGGTGGATGGCGCTGAGTTTGAACTCACTATTGTGCCGCATACCCTGCAGGAAACGATTATGCAGGGCTATGCCGCCGGCACCCGGGTCAACCTCGAGGTGGACCTGATCGCGCGTTATCTGGAGCGCCTGCTTCTCGGTGAGGAGGCAGCCAAATCCAGCGAAGGTGGTATGACGCTCGAATTTCTCGCCCAGAACGGGTTTTACAAGCGCTAG
- the glyA gene encoding serine hydroxymethyltransferase, producing MFDSSVTLASYDPEIWEAIREEDSRQEDHIELIASENYTSPQVMEAQGSSLTNKYAEGYPGKRYYGGCEYVDKVETLAIERAKALFGADYANVQPHSGSQANSAVYQALCAPGDTVLGMSLAHGGHLTHGARVNFSGKIYNAVQYGLNPETGEVDYEEVERLALEHKPKMIVAGFSAYSRVMDWARFREIADKVGAYLFVDMAHVAGLVAANEYPSPISHADVVTSTTHKTLRGPRGGIILARANEEIEKKLNSAVFPGGQGGPLMHVIAAKAVSFKEAMSPEYKAYQKKVVENARAMAETFLDRGINIVSGGTDDHLMLVDLIGKEYTGKDADEALGNANITVNKNAVPNDPRSPFITSGLRVGTPAITTRGFGVKETQQLTHWICDILDALEGGDVEATIADVKQKVLEICAQFPVYKKA from the coding sequence ATGTTTGATTCATCTGTCACGCTCGCTTCTTACGATCCCGAAATCTGGGAAGCTATCCGCGAAGAGGATTCTCGCCAGGAAGACCACATTGAGCTGATCGCCTCCGAGAACTACACCAGCCCACAAGTCATGGAAGCCCAGGGCAGCAGCCTCACCAATAAATACGCAGAAGGTTATCCGGGCAAACGCTACTACGGTGGCTGTGAGTATGTGGATAAAGTGGAAACCCTGGCGATTGAGCGCGCCAAGGCGCTGTTCGGTGCGGATTACGCCAACGTACAGCCCCATTCCGGCTCCCAGGCCAACTCAGCGGTATATCAAGCCCTGTGCGCCCCCGGCGACACCGTGCTGGGTATGAGCCTAGCTCACGGCGGCCACCTGACCCACGGTGCCCGTGTCAACTTCTCCGGCAAAATCTACAACGCGGTGCAGTACGGTCTGAATCCGGAAACCGGCGAGGTGGATTACGAGGAGGTGGAGCGTCTGGCTCTGGAGCACAAACCCAAGATGATCGTGGCCGGCTTCTCCGCCTACAGCCGCGTCATGGATTGGGCACGTTTCCGCGAAATCGCCGACAAAGTGGGTGCCTACCTGTTTGTGGATATGGCCCACGTAGCCGGTCTGGTTGCCGCTAATGAATACCCATCGCCAATTTCCCACGCAGATGTGGTGACTTCCACCACTCACAAGACCCTGCGCGGACCGCGCGGTGGCATTATCCTGGCCCGCGCCAACGAAGAGATCGAGAAGAAACTGAACTCCGCGGTATTCCCCGGTGGTCAGGGCGGCCCGCTGATGCATGTTATCGCGGCCAAGGCGGTTTCCTTTAAAGAGGCCATGAGCCCTGAGTACAAGGCTTACCAGAAGAAGGTGGTTGAGAATGCCCGCGCTATGGCGGAGACTTTCCTCGACCGCGGTATCAATATCGTTTCTGGCGGCACCGATGACCACTTGATGCTGGTGGACCTGATCGGCAAGGAATATACCGGTAAAGATGCCGATGAAGCTCTGGGCAATGCCAATATCACGGTGAATAAAAATGCGGTGCCTAATGACCCGCGCTCTCCCTTCATCACCAGTGGTCTGCGTGTCGGTACTCCGGCGATTACCACACGCGGTTTCGGCGTGAAGGAAACCCAGCAGCTGACTCATTGGATCTGCGATATTCTGGACGCGCTGGAAGGCGGCGATGTTGAAGCCACCATCGCCGATGTGAAGCAAAAAGTTCTGGAGATCTGTGCGCAGTTTCCTGTGTACAAGAAAGCCTGA
- the ribA gene encoding GTP cyclohydrolase II, translating into MTIRYVESSKLPTSWGMFEMHGFEEVETGKEHVVLTMGDFDTNEPLLARIHSECLTGDALFSLRCDCGAQLQHAMHRIAMEGRGAIFYLRQEGRGIGLLNKIRAYHLQDCGADTVEANEQLGFGADMRDYSILKAMIDHLGIHAIRLMTNNPRKVKALQDLGIEVTERLPHQSGRNPHNAKYLSTKKGKLGHLIENGDEEEGEEK; encoded by the coding sequence TTGACCATTCGTTATGTGGAATCCTCAAAATTGCCGACCTCTTGGGGCATGTTTGAGATGCACGGTTTCGAGGAAGTGGAAACTGGCAAGGAGCATGTCGTGCTCACCATGGGGGACTTCGATACCAACGAGCCCCTGCTGGCCCGCATTCACTCGGAATGCCTGACTGGTGATGCCCTGTTTTCCCTGCGTTGCGATTGTGGTGCCCAGCTGCAACATGCTATGCACCGCATTGCCATGGAGGGGCGCGGCGCGATTTTCTATCTGCGTCAAGAAGGTCGTGGTATCGGCCTGCTAAACAAGATTCGTGCCTACCATTTGCAGGATTGCGGCGCGGATACGGTAGAGGCCAATGAGCAGCTCGGTTTTGGCGCCGACATGCGCGATTATTCAATTCTGAAAGCGATGATCGACCACCTGGGTATTCATGCCATTCGCTTGATGACCAATAACCCACGCAAAGTGAAAGCCTTGCAGGATTTGGGGATAGAAGTCACCGAACGTTTGCCACACCAGTCAGGGCGCAATCCGCACAATGCCAAGTACCTCTCCACCAAGAAAGGCAAGCTTGGCCACTTGATTGAAAATGGAGATGAGGAAGAGGGCGAGGAAAAATAA
- a CDS encoding STAS/SEC14 domain-containing protein, protein MQIKRHGISIGMERIDNDFFLYIKAVGQLTHEDYEYITPLLEYALEGVKKPKVQMLIDLRDFEGWGLHAIWDEFKLTLKHGNEFCRIAVLGDEGWQELATKVGGWFVSGEVRYFEKQHEAMDWLSQALEKEAEKKGAEKELAFSTHS, encoded by the coding sequence ATGCAAATCAAACGCCACGGAATCTCCATTGGCATGGAGAGAATTGATAATGATTTCTTCCTGTATATTAAAGCCGTTGGGCAACTAACCCATGAAGATTACGAGTACATCACGCCTTTGCTTGAGTATGCCCTTGAAGGGGTCAAAAAACCAAAAGTACAAATGCTGATTGATCTGCGGGATTTTGAGGGCTGGGGTCTGCACGCGATATGGGATGAATTTAAATTGACCCTGAAACATGGCAACGAGTTCTGTCGTATTGCTGTACTAGGAGATGAGGGCTGGCAGGAGCTGGCCACCAAAGTTGGTGGATGGTTTGTGAGTGGCGAAGTGCGCTACTTTGAAAAGCAGCACGAGGCCATGGACTGGCTATCACAGGCACTGGAAAAAGAGGCAGAAAAAAAAGGGGCAGAAAAGGAATTAGCTTTCTCCACACACTCCTGA
- a CDS encoding hemerythrin domain-containing protein → MNNIYRQLCLDHKNMQQMLNAFERLLQDLFGSNERDPNTLSLILDALDYFSVYPDKYHHPVEDLILARLLTKPVHNRNAIYEAQMQHEQIAATTKHMCALFYAVANDAMVERRVLQGASHTYLQLQRKHIELENSAIFPQMEQYLEVEDWKQIHKQVKQLKDPFFDQKTRNVYESLREYLTQPESPIQAFA, encoded by the coding sequence ATGAATAATATCTATCGACAGCTCTGTTTAGACCATAAGAACATGCAGCAAATGCTCAATGCCTTTGAGCGCTTGCTACAGGACCTTTTTGGGAGTAATGAGCGGGATCCTAATACCCTCTCACTAATTCTGGACGCACTCGATTATTTTTCTGTTTACCCAGACAAGTACCATCACCCGGTGGAAGACCTGATACTTGCCCGGCTACTGACCAAACCTGTGCACAATCGAAATGCGATTTATGAAGCACAGATGCAGCACGAGCAAATTGCGGCAACTACTAAGCACATGTGCGCGCTTTTCTATGCCGTAGCCAACGATGCCATGGTAGAGAGAAGAGTTTTACAAGGAGCCAGCCATACCTATTTGCAGTTGCAACGCAAACATATAGAGTTGGAAAATTCGGCAATATTTCCCCAAATGGAGCAGTACCTGGAAGTAGAAGACTGGAAACAAATACACAAGCAGGTGAAACAGCTGAAAGATCCATTCTTCGATCAAAAAACCAGAAACGTTTACGAATCTTTACGTGAGTATCTAACGCAGCCAGAGTCACCCATACAGGCCTTTGCTTAG
- a CDS encoding outer membrane beta-barrel protein, whose amino-acid sequence MRFRFNALVAAVALVCSAAAQAEGAYVGAVFGVMNTDADGDSPLNAGVRVGYGWNLGWGLEAEFTDSLVEGEYDYYWSEVDYSFATQAIYATYRSEGDIYLKGRLGYLHEELDVDGFGEYSDSGASAGIGAGFKLTESVLFETEYTFIESDVDYWSGSLVVRF is encoded by the coding sequence ATGCGTTTTCGTTTTAACGCGTTAGTTGCCGCCGTGGCTTTGGTATGTTCTGCAGCTGCTCAGGCAGAGGGCGCCTATGTAGGTGCAGTTTTTGGTGTAATGAATACCGATGCGGACGGAGATAGCCCACTCAATGCAGGGGTTCGTGTCGGCTATGGCTGGAATTTGGGCTGGGGTCTGGAAGCCGAATTCACTGACTCCTTGGTTGAAGGAGAGTACGATTACTACTGGAGTGAAGTGGACTACTCTTTTGCGACCCAGGCGATTTACGCGACTTACCGTTCTGAGGGGGATATTTACCTCAAGGGACGGCTCGGTTATCTCCATGAAGAGCTGGATGTCGACGGTTTTGGTGAATATTCAGATAGTGGTGCCTCGGCAGGTATTGGTGCCGGGTTCAAGCTGACCGAGAGTGTTCTATTCGAGACAGAGTATACCTTTATCGAGTCTGATGTGGATTATTGGTCAGGCTCTTTGGTTGTTCGCTTCTAA
- the ribBA gene encoding bifunctional 3,4-dihydroxy-2-butanone-4-phosphate synthase/GTP cyclohydrolase II translates to MELNTVEELIDDIRQGKMVILMDDEDRENEGDLVMAAEQVRAEDINFMATHARGLICMPMSKERCEQLDLPLMSRDNGAQFSTNFTVSIEAAEGVTTGISAADRARTVRAAVNRNAKPSDIVQPGHIFPIMAQPGGVLSRAGHTEAGCDLSRLAGFEAAAVIVEIMNDDGTMARRPDLEKFAKEHNLKIGTIADLITYRALNEKTVECVNERKVRTEFGEFKLRTYLDKARRERHFAFIKGEPTPEEPTLVRVHVGNTLRDVLTIQRGDEKFVPWTFRRAMQHIEKEGKGVVVLICHNETTEEIEESIDWLISGKQQRPSQDLVYKQVGTGSQILRDLKVRKMRLMSAPFKFSAISGFELEVEEYLNVEE, encoded by the coding sequence ATGGAATTAAATACGGTTGAAGAACTGATCGACGATATCCGCCAGGGCAAAATGGTGATCCTGATGGACGATGAGGATCGCGAAAACGAGGGTGACCTGGTGATGGCGGCGGAGCAAGTGCGCGCCGAAGATATTAACTTTATGGCTACCCATGCCCGCGGTCTGATCTGTATGCCCATGTCCAAGGAGCGCTGTGAGCAGCTGGACCTGCCGCTGATGTCGCGGGATAACGGTGCCCAGTTCAGCACCAACTTCACCGTCTCTATCGAAGCTGCCGAAGGGGTGACCACCGGTATTTCCGCCGCGGACCGTGCGCGTACTGTGCGCGCCGCCGTCAACAGAAATGCCAAACCCAGCGATATCGTGCAGCCCGGACATATTTTCCCGATTATGGCCCAGCCCGGTGGCGTGCTGAGCCGTGCCGGCCATACCGAGGCCGGCTGTGATCTCTCCCGCCTGGCGGGTTTCGAGGCGGCCGCGGTCATCGTTGAAATCATGAATGACGATGGCACCATGGCACGCCGCCCGGATCTGGAAAAGTTTGCCAAGGAGCACAATCTCAAGATTGGCACCATTGCTGACCTGATTACCTATCGCGCGCTCAACGAGAAAACCGTGGAGTGCGTGAACGAGCGCAAGGTGCGTACCGAGTTTGGCGAGTTTAAACTGCGTACCTATCTCGATAAGGCCCGCCGCGAGCGCCACTTCGCCTTTATCAAGGGCGAGCCCACGCCTGAAGAGCCGACCCTGGTGCGCGTACATGTGGGTAACACCCTGCGCGATGTACTCACTATCCAGCGCGGAGATGAAAAATTTGTCCCCTGGACTTTCCGCCGGGCTATGCAGCATATCGAGAAAGAGGGTAAAGGTGTGGTGGTATTGATCTGCCACAACGAGACCACCGAGGAAATCGAGGAGAGCATCGATTGGCTGATCAGCGGTAAGCAGCAGCGCCCCAGCCAGGATCTGGTGTACAAGCAGGTGGGTACTGGTTCGCAGATACTGCGCGATCTCAAGGTGCGCAAGATGCGCCTGATGAGTGCGCCGTTTAAGTTCAGCGCTATTTCCGGTTTTGAGCTGGAAGTGGAAGAGTACCTGAACGTCGAAGAGTAA
- the ribE gene encoding 6,7-dimethyl-8-ribityllumazine synthase, which translates to MSNIQVIEGDFVGSTGKYALLVSRWNSFVVESLKDGALDTLRRKGIKDEDITIYYAPGAFEFPLAAQKLAETKKFDAIIALGAVIRGGTPHFEYVAGECTKGLAQVSLNTGIPVTFGVLTVDSIEQAIERSGTKAGNKGCEAAETALEMVSLLGKI; encoded by the coding sequence ATGAGCAATATTCAAGTGATTGAAGGGGATTTTGTCGGCAGTACTGGTAAGTACGCGCTGCTGGTGAGCCGTTGGAACAGCTTTGTAGTCGAGAGCCTCAAAGACGGCGCCCTTGATACCCTGCGCCGCAAGGGCATCAAGGATGAGGACATCACCATCTACTACGCCCCCGGCGCCTTCGAATTCCCGCTGGCCGCGCAAAAGCTGGCGGAAACCAAAAAGTTTGATGCGATTATTGCACTGGGCGCGGTGATTCGTGGCGGCACTCCGCACTTCGAATATGTCGCTGGTGAGTGCACCAAAGGTCTGGCCCAGGTATCCCTGAATACCGGTATCCCGGTGACCTTTGGTGTGTTGACTGTGGACTCCATTGAGCAGGCTATCGAGCGCTCCGGCACCAAGGCTGGCAACAAAGGTTGTGAAGCCGCCGAAACCGCCCTGGAAATGGTTTCCCTACTCGGCAAAATCTAA
- a CDS encoding phosphatidylglycerophosphatase A, producing the protein MRIHNPSFSELLRDPTMLLAFGFGSGLAPKAPGTFGTLVAIPFWWLMKDLSPAWYLGILVVTGLVGCYLCGAAAKKLGVHDHGGIVWDEMVGYWLTMFMAPAGWIWALYGFVLFRLFDIAKPPPIGWADRRVQGGVGIMLDDILAAVYAALILQITVFFVGA; encoded by the coding sequence ATGAGAATACATAACCCCAGTTTTTCCGAGCTTTTGCGCGATCCCACTATGCTTTTAGCTTTTGGCTTTGGCTCGGGGTTGGCACCCAAGGCGCCGGGTACTTTCGGCACCCTGGTAGCCATACCCTTTTGGTGGCTGATGAAGGATCTCTCCCCGGCCTGGTATTTAGGAATCCTTGTGGTGACGGGCCTGGTGGGATGTTACCTGTGCGGGGCCGCAGCAAAGAAACTCGGTGTGCACGACCACGGCGGCATTGTTTGGGATGAGATGGTGGGCTACTGGCTCACAATGTTTATGGCCCCGGCCGGCTGGATTTGGGCACTTTACGGTTTTGTACTCTTTCGCCTGTTCGACATCGCCAAGCCGCCGCCGATTGGCTGGGCGGACCGGCGTGTACAAGGTGGCGTCGGAATTATGCTCGACGATATACTGGCCGCGGTTTATGCGGCTTTGATATTACAGATAACTGTGTTTTTTGTTGGGGCTTAG
- a CDS encoding outer membrane beta-barrel protein produces the protein MKKITNFLGTLTLALSSGTFAQGLYWGGGLGVMDFDFNNIDNPLGVGLRIGYPLYSGWGLEAEYNGSLYGGDTEVQGKEVDVDLHTLAGYGTYRSQGYFYFKGRLGLLYEHVTVGSNSSDDFGVAIGAGIGLALTANSRLELEFTQLEKDVGLWSGSFNYRF, from the coding sequence ATGAAAAAAATAACTAATTTCTTAGGTACCCTGACTCTAGCGCTATCCTCCGGCACATTTGCCCAGGGGCTCTATTGGGGAGGGGGGCTTGGGGTGATGGATTTCGATTTTAACAATATCGATAACCCCCTAGGTGTTGGTCTGCGCATCGGTTATCCGCTTTACTCCGGCTGGGGGCTCGAGGCCGAATATAACGGCTCCTTATATGGTGGGGATACCGAGGTTCAGGGAAAAGAGGTGGATGTCGATCTGCATACCCTGGCTGGCTACGGGACTTATAGATCCCAAGGCTATTTCTATTTTAAGGGACGCCTGGGTCTCCTCTACGAGCATGTGACTGTTGGCAGTAACAGCAGTGATGACTTTGGAGTGGCTATTGGCGCGGGTATCGGTCTTGCCTTAACCGCCAATAGCCGGTTGGAGCTGGAATTCACCCAGCTCGAAAAGGACGTGGGCCTTTGGTCAGGGTCTTTTAACTATCGCTTCTGA